DNA from Tripterygium wilfordii isolate XIE 37 chromosome 15, ASM1340144v1, whole genome shotgun sequence:
GTTGCTTGCAGGTCCTTAGTGCCTCAATAAACTTAATTTCCACTcaaaaaagatagaaaaaaaataaagcagcTTACACATCAAATCAGAAAAACCATACTTATGTGATGATTATATGATACCCGAATTTATAGCAACTGTGGAAGCACTATTTGAAATAACAAAGACGACTATAACATTACTTCATTGAAACGAGTAAGGCTTCCAGATCAAGATTCAACACACGTTCTTTTTATGCACATAGAGTCAAAAACAAACACATGTCCAGGTGCAACCACAACTTAACAAGAGTTGAACTCCCTAAACCCCAGAAGATGTATAACCATTAATATCAAAAATCCCTACGCCTGCTCTTTCCAGAGGAACCACACTGCCACAAAATTCTACACAACGTAACTGGCAACAGTATTGAGTACATCCATTTTCACACATTAATAAATAGAAATTACCATTACTAAGTCAGATAGATATCCATAGTGATGCCAAGAATAAATTTCTAGAAGAGAATGCGGTCCATGTTTCCTCCCCTCATCATCCTCAAACAACCAACAACGATCTTCACCAGACTGAAACACAAGATAAGAgtaagcagaaaaaaaaaactacccaTGACTCAAGAGACGCTTTCAAAAGAAGGAAAGGCAGAAAATAGAAGGCAATAATACCAGCAGCGAAAGTTCTATGCTTTGGTTAGCTGCCTCAGGGTTTGACTTAGACTGGTGCAGATTCTTGTAGTTGCCAAGCAAGTCGGGTACTAAATCTGAGTTCTGATGAACAGAAGATTTAGGTGAGATCATAGTTGAGGTGCTGGACCTCAGATATGCAAACCCTGTGGCAACATGATCAGGGAACTGCTTGAAGTACTTCAGTGGGATGGGGTTGATTAATGTTCCATTAACCACAGGATACACGGGCAGCTCATCAGGAAGGAAACCAGTCAATAAACCTTCATATAACTGCTGCTGAATATAAGGACCACACATTTGGCCACTTTCATTAACATACATCCATCCACTAACAAAAACAGGTGATGCATAACCAGAGCAACCTTTGTCCTCCGATAAAGTCCCCCCATTATTCAAAGACTCTGGAGCATCACCACTACTGCCACTCAACTGGCAGCTCATCTCTAATGCAGAATTGGAACAGATGCTTTCATCAAAGTTGAAGCAAGATGAAGAAGACTGACCAGTACTAAAGCATCTGTGGAAACATACAAGCTTGCATTTAAAAGGGGCAATTAAAACTGGGGACAAGGTAGTAAAAAAGTATGCATTAACCATGAGTCGAACACCCTTCAACCCGCACGTAAAACCAGTAATACATAATGTCCATGGCCAAAGAACCCCAAAAACCATAGCAATATAAAGCAAGATATGAGAACAGAACATACAataacatcaacatcaacatcaatggaaaaaagaaagaaaagaaataccATAAAGAGATAAAGATTGGGGCAAATTAGCAATAGAAACTGATTTTCGCTTGTGGAAGCCGATTGAGATCAGAAGCAAATGAACCCACCAGAGAAACCGATTTTTCAATCCAATAATCAAAAACGGATTAAGGTGAAATCTGCAGTAAAGAGTCCTCGATTCAACCAAAATATAGggataaaattaaattaaatcacATGTATGAAAAGCGATAGGCATGAAAATTACCCGTTCTCGGGCACTCCACGGTCGAAAAGGCTAAAGGGTTCGATACCTccgcgagagagagagagagagagagagagagttatcTTGGCGTGGAGGAAACAACTGAAAGGCGGAAGGAGGTCGTGGCCGTCGTGCGGCCTGCGAGGACTGACTTATTCTTGCTGGGGGGTTCTCATTGGGCTTGAAGTTGACAACCACCATCGGCCCATCGCACTGCTTCGGCCATGTAGCCCAATTACTTCATGATGAATTTACCACAGAGCCCATATATTGgactctttttttgttttttttttttttgggaaaatttcagttaactcaaaacttatcaaaaaattGTCTATTTAATTGTACAAATTTGTACGTTTGGCTAAAACACATAAATATTTGTACATTTTTGTTTCTAAACTTGTATATACAACAATAGACGAAGATGTACATGTATTCTATCTAATGTACGAGTCACTTGATATTaaactttttcaaaatttaGGAATCTAAAACATTGTCAAATCAAATAcactaatttataaatattttttatggaggcaaaataaaattaatttcctttttttttttttttttgtgtattggCCTCTACATTAGTATTAGAATACGTTGAAGTTAAGTTAATAGTTAATGCAACAAGACAAAATACACCCATCCAAGAATAACCCCAGCCAAGAACCACGAATAGCTTATATGATAGTTATTATGTGTGTGATATCTcctagaggtctcgagttcgtaCCTCCCCTCCCCCTCCCTGTATGCAGAAAAATAATAACCCCACCTAAGATTCACCTCTGCCACAACTGCATACTCAATTCATCACTTACTCTAATAAGTCATTACAAAGGAGGCTTTGAGCAAGAAGAGACATGGCAGCTTGAAAATGCTCCCATCACAATGGCCATATTTCTATGAGATTGTTCTACCTTGTAGTTTCTTTCCCAATCCCTTCATTTAGATGTTAAGTTCACAAGCTGTTGCAGTACCTATCCGAACATTGCAACTCCGGTTTACTGGCTAAAATATAAGGAAAAGTAAAGTACAATAAAATCCACTGTTATTGATAATGCACTTCCGTTGAGAAAAATTCACAATCTGACATGATATATCTCAGTACCATTAGCAACATGAACTAAGTTTATCTCCGTAACCTCTTTTCATGTAATCAGCAAAGTTCATCTCAATAtagaagtttaaaaaaaaaaaaagttaaccaCTTGAACAAAGGAAAACTTTCACCATTTAATTTGCCTTCAACATCTAAACATATGTAGTAATAGGCATTCGTTTGAGCAGAAATCAGTGAAGGAAGAAAACAAATCTTCTTCATAATCACCTGGTTAGCCTATAACCCTGCATACCAATAAAGCAGAAGGAAATCAGATTTGCTGAAGAAAAGGATACGGCATTATAAGAAGTAAAGAAAAGGTGTTTATCTAATCTTATTCTTAGACAAAATAACAAAGCATTACAAATGCACAAACCTTGACCCGTATCAAAAGATCCTTAGCATTAGCATCGCATTTGAAATGATCACGTACAGGCTGCAAGAAACATAAGAATTATGATTAGCTAACAAAATACAGAAAATTGGAAGGTTAACATGTgccatcaaaatatcaaattgGCCAACTATGTTTCACCAAATAAAAGTCATCCCCGTAAATCAACAACCTCTAAACTAGTCCACCTTTGGTTTGAGAATGTACTTTGACCTATTGAGGTGAAAAGATACCAAGCTTGGGGGTGATCCTCTGATGCTTTTCCGGAAGTTTCATGGCCAAGAGCAAATCTTGGGTACAATAATTTGATTCCAATTAGATATGGCTTTGATCCCACTATCATGGGTTGTAATGTTGTGTCTTCCCCCCCattcaagaaaggaaaaaaacactcaatggattctCTATAAAATTTTCGAACATTCAATTCTTTACATCAGCACACAATTCAAGTCAAAGTAATTTGATATGCTTTATTTCTAACACAATATCCACGAATCTAACTTTTTTTTAACGCAGAGAAGAATTTAAAGGTCTGAGACTTTGCACAGCAATTGATTACTCCGTGATTAGTCATAAAAGGGTATTAGAAATGCTTACTTGCAAAATCCTGTTTAAAGCACCTTGCAAAGCAATTTTCAGGTCAGCTGGATGTAATTGACCCTTTTCATAGTCAGCAACAAGTTCTTCATAGATATTGTAGGTCCTGAGTTTATACAATATCACATGAACTCATTAGATTATCCATCTTCATAGCACCATTGCATCAGCATTGTCAGAACAGATGGCAcatgaagaaaaatgattagAAATACTAGAAACTATATCAAGTCTTGAGAGTTTAGATAAGTGAATGAGATCGAAGAATTGCACACAATGGTCCTGACTCTATCCAAGAGAAAATAACTAATAAGATATAAAGTAGAGGCACCTAATTTAGTTCAGAATTCAACACAACTCACTTGTTTCCACCATTTTCTACACTACGCTTCACGCTGAACTCATGAAACCATGGAAAGATGATGTATTTGATATACTCCAGACAAGGATTTCCTTCAACAATCATTGGCGGACAGTACGCTTTCTTTATCTTCGCATTTACTTCTGCCTATGACatcaataaaaagaagaatCACAGTCACAACATCCAAAATGAAACatgatatcaaattatcaattacGAAAATTGGCAAACAAAAATTCCCTAGCGCAAAACAACCATATACCTCCTCATCTTCCATGTAGATGGAAGAGGATGGGTCACTTTTTGACATCTTTTCTTGCCCTTGCTGCAATCCCGGTAGCATGTCTGCATTCACAATAACCAAGTCCATAAACGTTTCCATAAAGAACCTACAGAATTCACAATGTATTTTCGACAAATTAGCATGAAGTATTGAACCATACGATGGGATAAGATTATAGGCTTGTTTTTTCTCTTTATGTCATCACAGTACTCTCTTGCAAGTACATTAACTTTTCTTTGATCCATGCCCAACTGGCATATATCAGCCTGTAGGTCAAATCAATTCGATGATGAGTACAATAAAACAACAGCAGATATATACCACAAAAGCACATAAAAAAGaatataaaagaataaaatgcaTTCACGGGTTATATATTATGGGCCAACATAAAATTTCATCCATCGCATGCAGTCAATCAGTCTTTCTACAAAGCCGTAATGATTTTATAACAAAGTCATAGACGGTACCATCACATGATTGACTTGAGAAACAATGGATATCTTGTATTTTCTCTATGCCGAGCCACCCCCACCAATGTAAATGTAAATTCGGGATTAGCATGATATGCCCATATTTATGCAGGGAAGCAACCTAGAGGTTATGGGTTCAATTCCTGTAACCaacctctccatatattatgttgGGTAAGTCTACATACATCCTATATGTCATTGACCCTGCCCACTGCGGGAACCTTGTGCACAGGAAttgtttaacctttttttttgaatgtaaaTCCAACCTTAAActaaatatcaagaaaattttCCTGCCCTAGTTTAGTAACCATGCCTATATTTGCACAAATATTTTCCAGATTTTATACTATCACATCAactactattattattacttggaaaagaaaaggaatacaCATTGCTGGCCAACAGAAAATTGATTATCATGTAGAATGAAACATTTTGTGCAGGTTTTAAAGTTATATGCCCAATTGCCCATCCATATTCACCATAAAGTTGATCACTATAATATGACTGGGGAAAGCTGCAGCATCTCAAGTTATAATGGTCATATCACCACTGACAGAAAATAAAGTTAATAACGAGTAAAGATCAAATCACAATCACCACACTTAGCAAAGACTGGTATTAGGTTTGTGCAAAAATAACAATTAAATTGGAAggtccaaaaaaataaagaaaatagaaaagaaaaaaaaaccttcgaAAAGTGTATCAAATATTACTGAGCCATGTTTGAAAGAGGTTGTCGGGTAGATTATAGAAGCAATGGTAAATAACAAGAAAGAGAAAACCTCATAGAATGCATGAGATGAGTTGTGTGACAGCACATGAATTTCAAAAAGTTTCTCTGCTTTATGCATTTACGCAATCTCAGAAGTCAGAATAACACCTATTGCTAAAATCCAAACGATTTCATCGAAATATTACCATGCTAGCAAGCAAACTGACATCCACCAGATCATCACAAAAACTACTTGTACCTTGAGGAAAAATATGTCGGCACACTGCATGCAAGGGTAGAATATCTGGCTTGCTGCCAACTCATCTGTTTCGCTGCGACCCATAATTTGACAACACCTAGGATAGGACATAATCATACTTTGAGTTCAAGCTTCATGGATATTTTGGGGAAACTGAAAAAGATAGGGGAAAATAGGAATCTTAACCCTACACCTCATAATTCTAGGAAGCTTATTCCTGCGAGCTATATCCATAACTAGAGGCCAGTACTCAGCTGCCCTGGAGTTGATTTCTTCAGAAGACCACAAGAATTCAACTTTACCATCCTCAAGTTTCATGCCAACAGCTTTCCAAATCTCAATCAAATAACGACCAACTGTTTGAATCTTCTTTAAGTCGCCCCCCACTTTGTTGTTTAGCTGTGCAAACCAATCTGCAATCCATATTTTCACTTTGCAACCAGCACCGGTCAGTTTATTTACATTAATTGCCTTCATTACTCCCTGTTCAGTAAATAAAAACAGCattaaggaaagaaaaaatatacaCTCAAAAATATTTAGGGAAAGATTCAAACTCATTGGCATGTACGACTACCCAACTAACAAGCATAGTCTTAAAATCGACGTTAAAGGATCATATTTCAATGATCAAACCATTGAACCCATTTTGAAATGTTCCAATTGCTTTTATTTCAATCAAATCTTGCAGCAACATTTTTTTCCATTtcgtttttttaattaaatacgcGATTTAATGATCTCTGGCACAAAAACTTGATCTCTACTGTGCAAAAGCTAAGCTATGTAAGCCAATGCGAAGATAAAACGAGAATGAGAACTTTCAAATACATACAGAGTAATGACGACATACCTGGGCAATATGCATTCTTCCGGACGGCTCAAATCCGTCATAACAGATTGGTTGATCTTTCTTGGCAAGAAGATTGAAGAGCTCGTAATCCTGAATACACTCCTCACCTACGCTAAATACCTGATCAAACCTCCTCTCTCCTCTTGCTCTCTCCTCCTCAGTCAACGACCTGATCATCACTAAACCATCGTCAAACCCTAAATTCAATTCAAAACCCCTCCAAGCCACAACAACAACACATTCATTACAAAGATTATAAGTTTACAGAATACAGCTTACAGAGTAGGGAATCTTGGAGCCTGTTCATTGATGGCGAGAGACTGCACTTCCTGCGTCGGCGGGGTTCCATCGGAGATCTTCTGCTCCTCCGAC
Protein-coding regions in this window:
- the LOC120016008 gene encoding tyrosine--tRNA ligase 1, cytoplasmic-like isoform X1, yielding MSSEEQKISDGTPPTQEVQSLAINEQAPRFPTLSLTEEERARGERRFDQVFSVGEECIQDYELFNLLAKKDQPICYDGFEPSGRMHIAQGVMKAINVNKLTGAGCKVKIWIADWFAQLNNKVGGDLKKIQTVGRYLIEIWKAVGMKLEDGKVEFLWSSEEINSRAAEYWPLVMDIARRNKLPRIMRCCQIMGRSETDELAASQIFYPCMQCADIFFLKADICQLGMDQRKVNVLAREYCDDIKRKNKPIILSHHMLPGLQQGQEKMSKSDPSSSIYMEDEEAEVNAKIKKAYCPPMIVEGNPCLEYIKYIIFPWFHEFSVKRSVENGGNKTYNIYEELVADYEKGQLHPADLKIALQGALNRILQPVRDHFKCDANAKDLLIRVKGYRLTR
- the LOC120016008 gene encoding tyrosine--tRNA ligase 1, cytoplasmic-like isoform X2, encoding MEPRRRRKCSLSPSMNRLQDSLLLMIRSLTEEERARGERRFDQVFSVGEECIQDYELFNLLAKKDQPICYDGFEPSGRMHIAQGVMKAINVNKLTGAGCKVKIWIADWFAQLNNKVGGDLKKIQTVGRYLIEIWKAVGMKLEDGKVEFLWSSEEINSRAAEYWPLVMDIARRNKLPRIMRCCQIMGRSETDELAASQIFYPCMQCADIFFLKADICQLGMDQRKVNVLAREYCDDIKRKNKPIILSHHMLPGLQQGQEKMSKSDPSSSIYMEDEEAEVNAKIKKAYCPPMIVEGNPCLEYIKYIIFPWFHEFSVKRSVENGGNKTYNIYEELVADYEKGQLHPADLKIALQGALNRILQPVRDHFKCDANAKDLLIRVKGYRLTR